GCTAGCAACAGGTGCTCGCCAATCGATAACCATCGGATGCTCACTGGCTTCCTCCCGGTCAAATCCGACCTTACCGATATAGAGCGGGGCTTGCTCCTCTTTACCATTTTCCTGAAAGTCAAGCCGGCCAAAATAAGGCTCAGGCTGGCTTTTCTTCAAAGCCTGACGTCGATCTTCACGCCCTGCTTCGAGTACCTGCTCTGTGAAATCATGCCCGGTATACACCGGAATGCTTTGCAGTCGCTCAAGCTGTTTGTCAATCTCGGCGATCGCTTCATTTAGTCTCAGCTCTTCTTCTTGATAGGCACTTTGAAAAGAGTCCGTCAATTTCAGTTACCTCCTAAGAAATATTTTTCTGCATCGCCGCCGTTTAAGGCATTCGTGACACAAAAGGATATTCATTGTAGCACAACTCGTATCAATATACTACAGACCTTTCAGGCAGCAGCTTATATTAAACGATAAAAGGACGCAATATCCGCTTTTACAGCGGATTGCGTCCATTATGGTTTAAAAGTCAAAACCTCATTTATTAAGATAGTCCAGCCTTTTCAAGAAGCTCTTTAACTGTAACACTGACCATAATGAGGCCTGCCACCGGAGGCACAAATGCATTACTTGCCGGAGGCTGTTTGGCCTTGCGGATTTCTGGCGCATTCTCAGGCACAATTTTGTCCGTGACATCCTGGCGGGGCTTCATCGGCTCTTCCAGAGAGAATACAACCTTAACCCCCTTCTTAATGCCTTCCTTCCGGAGCTTTGTACGGATAACCCGGGCAATAGGATCCATTGATGTTTTGGATATGTCAGCAACCTGAAACTTAGTCGGATCCATTTTGTTGGCGGCTCCCATACTGGAGATCATCGGAATACCGCGCTTCAGACATTCCTTAATCAGGTGGATTTTATATATAATCGTGTCCGATGCATCGATCACATAATCCAGATCATATTTAAACAATTCTTCATAGGTTTCATCGGTGTAAAACATATTAAGCGCAATTGCTTCACATTCTGGATTGATTAACTTCACCCGTTCTACCATCAGATCCGCTTTCTTCTGACCGACCGTTGTTGTCAACGCATGAATCTGACGATTAATATTTGTAATATCAACAACATCTTTATCGATCAGAATAATACGGCCGACCCCGGTGCGAGCAAGGGCCTCTACTGCAATAGAGCCGACCCCGCCAATGCCGAGTACCGCTACTGTACTATTTTTCATAACTTCAAGGCCTTCAGGCCCGATTGCCAGTTCTGTCCGGGAAAACTGATGCAGCATATTAACAACCTCCTAACAGGCAAGAAACGGCTGGAATGCAGCCGTTTCCCCCAATAATGATCTGAAATTTATTACTTCTTATCTTCACCCGGTTTTTTCGCAAGCTTGATATGGAGCTGTTCCAACTGTCCTCCATCAACCATGGAAGGAGAATCCATAAGAAGATCCGTAGCGCTTGCTGTTTTCGGGAATGCAATCGTCTCGCGCAGGTTCGTGCGTCCTGCCAGAAGCATAACCAAACGGTCTAAACCGAATGCGATTCCGCCATGCGGTGGAGTACCATATTCGAAAGCGTCCAGCAAGTAGCCGAACTTCTCATTGGCTACCTCAGGAGACAAGCCCAGCGCAGCGAACATTTTTTCTTGAATATCCCGCTTATAAATCCGCATGGAGCCGCCGCCCACTTCATAACCGTTCAATACAATGTCATAAGCTTGTGCGCGAACTGCAAGCGGGTCTGTGTCCATTAACTCCAGATCTTCATCCTTTGGACGGGTAAACGGATGATGCTCTGCCACATAACGCTTTTGATCTTCGTCATAACTCAAGAGCGGGAAGTCCAGAACCCATGCAAACTTGAACTCATTATCGTTGATCAAGCCGAGCTGGCGTCCGATTTTGAGACGAAGTGCGCCAAGCACATCAGCCACAACTTTCTTGTTATCGGCGGAGAACAGCAGCAGGTCACCCTCTTCTGCTCCAGTACGTTCTTTGATCGCTTCAATCTCCTGCTCGCTAAAGAACTTCACGATAGGGCCTTTAAATTCGCCTTCCTTCACTTGAATCCAAGCAAGGCCTTTAGCTCCGTAACGTGCGGCATATGGACCCAGATCATCGATTTCTTTACGAGTCCAAGTACCGCAGCCTTTGGCGTTCAAACATTTCACTTCTCCGCCTTTTTCAATGACGGAAGCAAACACTTTTACACCGCTGGAAGCTACGATATCATTCATCTCGATCAGTTCAAGGCCAAAACGGAGGTCCGGCTTGTCTGAACCGTATTTACCCATAGCGTCAGCGTAGCTGATGCGCTGGAACGGTGTTGCCAGCTCAACTCCTATAGTTTCCTTAAACAGACGAACCATCAGCTGCTCCATCATGTTCAGCAGGTCGTCACGTTCCATGAACGAGGTCTCAATGTCGACCTGTGTAAATTCAGGCTGACGGTCAGCACGAAGGTCTTCGTCACGGAAGCAGCGTGCAATCTGGTAATAACGCTCAACGCCACTTACCATGAGCAGCTGTTTGTAAAGTTGCGGGGATTGCGGCAGTGCAAAGAACTCGCCTGCATGCACGCGGCTTGGCACTAGGTAATCACGTGCGCCTTCCGGTGAGCTTTTTGTAAGAATCGGTGTTTCGACATCAACAAAGCCTTCTTCGTCAAGAAAATCACGGAATATTTTAGACGCTTTTGATCGAAGCATCAATGTCTGCTGCATTTCAGGACGGCGCAAGTCCAGATAGCGATACTTCAAGCGAAGCTGCTCATCAACTTCCACACCGTCTTCAATAAAGAACGGAGGTGTTTTTGCTGAGTTTAACACTTCGATTTCAGTAACCTGAACTTCAATCTCCCCTGTAGGAAGGTTAGGGTTTACGGTTTCAGCAGCACGTTTCACGATTGTACCGGATACGGCCAGTACATATTCACTGCGAACCTTGTCCGCAATAGCCAGTGCATCTCCGGAGAAATCCGGATTGAATACAACTTGCATAATTCCGCTGCGGTCGCGCAGATCGATGAAGAGTACGCCTCCCAAGTCACGACGGGTCTGTACCCAGCCGTTTAACGTCACGGTTTCTCCAATGTTGGCGGTCGTTAATTGACCGCAATGATGTGTCCTTTTCATGGTTTCATCATACCCCTTTATTTATAATTAAGCCGAATACGGCAGGCTAACTTAATTCCTTATGCAATTCATCTAGCTTTACGGTACGCTGTTCGCCGGTTTCCATCGATTTCAGAGCAATTTCACCGCGGGACAACTCGTCATCACCAAGGATCGCTGTATAACGAGCCTGTAGACGGTCAGCTGACTTCATCTGTGCTTTCATTTTACGGCCGAGGTAATCACGTTCTGCAGAGAAGCCTGCGCTGCGCAGTTTGTAAGTAATCTTCGTTACTTCCTGTTCTGCTGCATCACCCAATGCTACAAGATACACATCGAGCGGCTTTACGGCTTCTAGCTCAATCTTCTGATTTTCAAGTATAAGCAAAATCCGCTCCATCCCGATGCCAAAGCCGATTCCCGGCTGATCCGGTCCACCGATTTCCCCTACCAAACCGTTAAATCGGCCACCACCACCTACGGTATCGATAGCTCCAATGCCTTGAGCTTTGAATTCAAATGCCGTATGTGTGTAGTAATCCAGTCCACGGACAAGACGTGGATTAATCTCATACTCAACGCCCATGGCATCCAGATATTCTCTTACCTTTTCAAAATGAGTGCTGCACTCTTCATCCAGACTATCCAGAATCGATGGCGCTCCAGCGAACTTATCCTGGTCCTTCTTACAGTCCAATACACGCAACGGGTTCCGCTCCATCCGGGACTGACAGTCTGAACACAAGTTGTCTCTCATCGGCGTAAGGAAGGAAAGCAGAGTATCACGATAAGCTGCCCGCACTTCTGGGGTTCCGACCGAATTAATCTCCACCTTTACACCCTGCAGACCCAGTTCTTTCGTGAATGAGTACCCTAATGCAATAACTTCCGCATCCACAGCAGGATCAGCCGTTCCGAACACTTCAACACCGAACTGATGGAACTGACGGTAGCGGCCTGCCTGAGGGCGCTCATAACGGAACATCGGAGCGATGTAATACAGCTTGGTAACATCAGGCTCACCGTACAATTTGTTTTGCACGTATGCCCGGACTACACCGGCTGTTCCCTCTGGACGAAGTGTCATGCTGCGGTCACCCTTGTCCATAAACGTGTACATTTCTTTCTCGACAATATCCGTCGTCTCACCAACTCCACGCTCAAACAGCTCCGTCTGCTCGAAGATTGGCGTACGTATTTCTCGGTAGTTGTAGCGGCGGCATAAATCTCTGGCCTTATCCTCAACAAACTGCCATTTCTCGACCGTGCCCGGCAAGAAATCCTGTGTACCTGTCGGTTTCTCAAATCTGATATTTGCCATCGTTCATCCCTCCAATTAGTCCGGGACCGATTCCATCAAGGTAGACGTTCCCGACTGCTATGTAATTTCTCTTGAAAAAACTAAAAAACCCCTCGTTCCAGCTGTTGTATTAACAACTGGGACGAGGGATTGTCATAAACTGAAATCTCCCGTGGTGCCACCCACATTCCGGATCATCCAACATGAACAGTAATGTCAAAAATTACTGTATGGATTACTCCGCTTTCAACCGGATAACGCTCGGCTGCGCAGAACGGCTACTGGAAACATTCACCGGTGCAACCGGTATGTCATTCGCCGTCTGTTCTCGAGGAGGTCATTCGTCCACTCATCAAGGGAATCCTTACAGCCAAGGGGATTCCTCTCTGGTCATGTGGGGATGGAGTACTTGGTCCCGTCATCGAATCAGTATCGTTATTTTTAATATATCCAAAACATTATATTTTTAGATTGTAATGAACCGCCGCATTAAAGTCAAGAAAAAAAACTCAACGAAATCCCCTCGTGAAAAAGAAAAAGACCTACAAACCGATGTTGTAGGTCCAAAACATATATAAAAAAGGGGGTCATGCTGTTATTATAAACAGCTTATATTAAAGAAACATGATACAAACATTACAGTTATATTACAAGTGTGAAAGCGATATCTTTTCAATTAGTCGAACCGCTCAACATATGCATGGTTAGACCGAAGCATCCGAACAATATCCTCATAGTCCGTATCATTAACCTTGGCCGACAACACATACTTTAGTTCCCTGTAATCCGCATCGATTAAGTCCGCTGCATCCACCCACTCATCAAATTCAGAGGCAGGAGCATCCTCCGACCGCTCGAGGTCAGTAACATCACGCGTACCCACGATTGCACCCGCGGTTCCAGCCACACCGCCGACCGATCCCGTTCCAGTAGTGGAACCGCCCAAACCTGCCGCATTCAACGGCACTAGCGGCACCAAAATATTGGTACCTCTACCTACCGCCTCCTGAAGCTGTCCGACTTCCAGTTTTTCGGTTTTGTAAGTTATAAGCGTCATTCTTGCACCTTCCGCTTCATCCTCAGTTCTGAAATATGCTTGAATTTGTTTAGACATGTCCATTCCTCCTTTTTTCATGTCTCCTTTCACTTACGTCCTCGTTTTCTTATTACCCTGTTGTGCATTTTTTATAACAGTGTTTTTAATCATACAGAGGCAACAACAAAAAGCCGCCAAGTTGGCAGCTTTAAGTAATTATAATAGTAAAGTCCGTTCTTCTACGTTCTCGGCAAAAAGACCCGATCACTCGCTTTTACGTCCATCTTCCATATCGGATCCACAGGGAGCACAACGGAACGATTTATGTTCTCTGTCTCTCGCGCAGAACCAGAGGCTAATAGTAACAAAGAACTCCAACCAGCGGATTTAGGGGATTGTCGCATTGTTAAAAACTCCTTTATGCAGTGATTCCGACAAACATCTCTGTTTCACAGCATGTCCAGATATCTTTAACCTATGCGTCTTCACATAACAAACACAAATTAATTACGGCTGTCGATAATTATAGTGACCGGACCCCAATTGGTCAAAGAAACATCCATCATTGCCCCAAACACACCGGTCTCCACCTGAAGCCCCTTTGCCGCCAGTTCCCGGTTGAAAGCCTCATATAGCATTTCAGCCTTGTCCGGTTTAGCCGCCGCCATGAAATTCGGTCGCTTCCCTTTACGGATGTCTCCGTAGAGAGTGAATTGGGAGACGGATAAAATCGCTCCACCGATATCCTGTACGCTGAAATTCATTTTCTCATGCTCGTCTTCAAAAATTCTCAGTCCAGCCACTTTATCCGCCAAATATTTGACATCTTTCTCTTCATCCTCGTGTGTTACTCCAACCAGCACCATAAGCCCCTCACCAATGCGGCCTACAACCTCTTCATTCACGGTAACCTGGGCATTCTTACATCTCTGGATAACGACTTTCATGGATATCAGACCCCTTAATAAAAAAATCGCGGCCAGCCTCCTTTACAGGGAAGCCAGACCGCGTACATATTTAAGTACGGCAATGCGGCCGTACGCGCTTCACCTCAATACATCAATTCACTGCATAATACGGTGAACAGTATAGACATCCTTCACACGTTTAATTCGCTCAACTACCGAATGAAGATGGTCCGTGTTGCGAATCAGAATGGTCATGTGGATCATAGCCATCTTATTTTTGTCCGATCGACCTGTTACAGCCGAAATATTCGTCTTGCTCTCCGATACGGCCTGAAGCACTTCATTGAGCAATCCATTACGATCGTGACCGGTCACCTCAATATCAACACTATAATTGGCTTCTACGGTCGATTCCCATTCAACCTCAATAACACGCGCAGCTTCCTCACCATCACCGATTGCAGGCAGGTTCGCACAATCCGATCGATGCACGGAGACACCGCGGCCGCGGGTAACATAACCGACAATATCATCTCCTGGAACCGGATTGCAGCACCGTGCAAAACGAACCAGCAGATTATCGATCCCCTTAACTCGGACACCGTTGGTCGGACGGCTCCGTTTCTCCGGTGGAGCCTTGATTTCTTTCATCTCGGACGTTAGCTCCAGAAAATTTGCTTCCTCCTGCTCCTTGCGAAGCTTTTCGGTCAGGCGGGTACAAATCTGGGCTGCTGTAATTCCTGCGAAGCCAACGGCCGACAGCATATCCTCAATATCATTAAAAGCAAACTTCTTGGCAACCTCAATCAGTTTGTCGTCACTCATCCACTCAGAAACTTCAACACCGAGACGCTTCAATTCCCGCTCCAGCATGTCTCGGCCCTTCTCCACGTTCTCTTCCCGCTTTTCTTTTTTAAACCACTGCTTGATCTTACTTCTCGCGTGGGAAGATTGAGCTATTTTCAGCCAGTCCTGGCTCGGACCGTAGGAATGTTTCGAAGTCAGAATCTCGATGATGTCCCCGGTCTTTAATTGGTGATCCAGCGGAACGATCCGCCCGTTCACCTTAGCTCCGATCGTCCGGTTACCAACCTCTGTATGAATCCGGTAAGCGAAATCAAGCGGAACGGATCCCGCAGGAAGCTCGATAACCTCGCCTTTTGGAGTGAACACAAATACCAAATCCGAGAAAAAGTCCATTTTAAGCGACTCTACAAATTCCGAAGCATCTTTCGCTTCATGCTGTAGCTCCAGAATCTCACGGAAAAAGGTCATTTTATTATCAAAGTTACCTGCTCCACCAGAACCTTCCTTGTACGCCCAGTGGGCCGCAATACCGTATTCCGCCGTGCGATGCATGTCAACAGTTCGTATTTGTACCTCAGTCGGTTCCCCATTCGGTCCCACCACCGTTGTATGCAGTGATTGATACATATTCGCCTTCGGCATGGCAATGTAATCTTTAAACCGACCCGGCATGGGCTTCCACAACGTGTGAATGATGCCTAATGTCGCATAACAATCCTTGATGTTATCTACAATAATCCGGATGGCAAGAAGATCATAAATCTCGTTAAACTGCTTGTTTTTAACAGACATTTTGTTAAAGACACTATAAATGTGCTTGGGTCTGCCGGACAGATCGGCCTGAATACCCATCTCGTCCAACTTTTCCTGGATCCGGTCAATAACGTTATCAATGTACTGCTCCCGCTCCGCACGTTTCTTATGCATCAGATTGGCAATGCGGTAATATTGCTGCGGGTTCAGATAACGGAGTGCTATATCCTCCATCTCCCATTTGATCGCTGAAATACCAAGACGGTGGGCAATGGGACAAAAAATCTCAAGCGTTTCATGTGAAATACGCCGCTGGCTTTCCTCAGATTGGTACTTCAGTGTTCTCATATTATGAAGACGATCTGCCAACTTTATAACGATAACACGGATATCCCTGGCCATCGCAATGAACATTTTACGATAGTTTTCGTTCTGCTGTTCTTCCTTAGAACCAAACTTAATACGTTCCAGCTTCGTTAATCCATCTACCAACATGGCGCATGTATCGCTGAACTTCTCACGGATCTGTTCCAAGGAAACGGTTGTATCCTCAACGACATCGTGCAGCAGCGCAGCAATAACAGACAACGTGTCCATTTGCATGTTAACAACGATGTCGGCTACCGCGAGCGGATGAAGAATATAAGGTTCTCCCGATTTCCGCACCTGTCCATGATGGGCTTGCTCCGCAAATTCATATGCTTCCTGGATGCGGAGAAGATCGGGTTCTTTAATATAGGCGCCAGCCTTTTCGAGTAATCGCTCTATGCCCATTCTGAGTCCTTTCTCTTTCATTTCGTATATAAAATAAAACCCGCCCTTTGTCAAAACGTGCAGGTTCCCTCATCGAATGTTATTTCTATTATTATGACGCTTACGGCGGTTCACGTCAACACTGTGCGGATGGTCAATGCGCTTTAACATCAAGGTTCATAGCTAATTTTAATCATGTTCAATGGCATACTTCGACAATATTTGTAAGGTGCTGTATTTTTTGACGAATCGAAAAAAATGTAGTTGAAAAAAAAAACGATTGTATTTAATCTATTAAAGATCATGAAAGAACGGTATGTAATGATTAAAAAGTCCTTGAGGAGTGAATTAGTTTGCAACGCGAAATTCAAGTGAATGAGAAAATTCCGTTTGGCCCGGGGTTCCTGCTAAGCTTGCAGCATTTGTTCGCCATGTTTGGGAGCACCGTGCTTGTGCCGAATATTTTCGGTGTGGATCCAGGAATGATCCTGTTGATGAACGGAATCGGTACCCTGCTTTATATTCTGTTATGTAAAGGGAAGATCCCCGCTTATCTGGGTTCCAGCTTTGCCTTCCTCGCACCGGTCGGTCTAGTGCTCAAAGATAACCCAGGCGAGAACTATGGGAAAGCGCTAGGGGCGTTCATCGTTACTGGTGTTATCTTTTGCCTGATTGCCCTGATCATCAAACTTGCCGGCACCCGCTGGATTGACTTTGTATTCCCGCCAGCTGTAATGGGTGCAATCATTGCCATGATCGGTCTGGAACTCGTTCCGGTCGCAGCTGATATGTCTGGATTTCTTCCTCCAAGCGATCCAGTTGAAGCCGCAACTTGGTCTATGGACCCGACCACTATCACCATCTCCCTTGTAACACTAGGTGTTACTGTTTTCGGCTCTATCCTGTTCCGTGGTTTCCCGAAGATTATCCATATCCTGATCGGTATCGTTACAGGTTATGCACTTTCTTTTGCAATGGGCATCGTTGAAACCGAAAAAATTACCGGAGCAAGCTTTTTCTCCAAACCAACGATCATAACTCCGGAGTGGGATTTGGCCGCCATTCTCACGATTATCCCGGTTTCAATCGTCGTAATCGTTGAGCATATTGGCCACCTGCTCGTAACAAGCAACATCGTTGGCAAAGATCTATCCAAGGATCCCGGACTTCACCGTTCTCTTCTCGGAAACGGTATTTCCACTATTCTATCCGGCTTTGTTGGATCAACACCGAATACAACCTATGGTGAGAATATCGGCGTTATGGCGCTGACAAAGGTTTACTCCGTACGCGTTATTGGCGGAGCAGCCGTGATCGCTATTTTCCTGTCTTTCTCGGGTACATTCTCTGCTGTTATCGCTAACATACCAAGACCGGTTATGGGGGGCGTGTCGATGCTTCTGTTCGGTGTAATCGCAGCATCAGGTCTACGTATATTTGTTGAAGAGCGTGTCGACTTCTCCAAAGCAAGCAATATGATCCTGGCCACACTCGTTTTGGTTGTCGGAATTAGTGGTATCACATTGAAATTTGGTAACGTAGAGCTTAAAGGGATGGCACTTGCTACACTTGTGGGCATGGTCCTGGCTATCTTGTTTAAATTGTTTGAAATTTCGGGGCTCTCCAATGAAAAGGCGGACGAGCAACCTATTGTTGAAAAAATCCAAGATTAATCAATAGTTCTTATGCATGTACTGGTGTAACAATACAAAAGAGGCGTCCCAAAAGGTCTATTGACCTGGGACGCCTCTTCGTTTGTTGTAAGACATTGTTATTATTTCCCGGGAAAAATCCGTTGAAATGTGATGGTGCTTATTCGTAATGCATAAGTGTAAATACATCTATCCCTTGCAATTTGTCACGACCGTTAAGCTCTGTAAGCTCAATCATAAACGCCGCTCCAACAACATTGCCGCCCAGTTGGCGAACCAGGTTTACTGAGGTCGCAATCGTTCCACCTGTAGCGAGCAGATCATCGGCAATAAGAACATTCTGTCCTTTTTCAATGGCATCGGTATGCATAGCCAGTTTATCTTTTCCGTACTCAAGATCATACCCTACTTCAATCGTTTCGTAAGGCAGCTTGCCGCTCTTGCGGATCGGTGTAAAACCTACACCCAACGCGTAAGCAAGCGGGGCTCCTACTACGAAACCGCGTGCCTCTGGACCAGCGATAACGTCGATCTTAAGATGTTCCACCATCTTTTTCAATTCATTGATTGAACTCCGATAGGCCTCACCATTCTTAAGCAGCGTTGTAATGTCTTTAAAGCTGATTCCCGGCTGCGGGAAATCCGGAATAACGCGAATATAATCCTTAAAATCCAAATAAATCTCCTCCTAAGTCAGATGACTGTCATTTACGATGCACCTTTTGAACGGGCCATCATCCAATGGGTTAATTGCGCGGTGCTTGCGTGCAGCAAATGCTGCTCCATCTCTGCTAATTCACTCAGTTCCCTAAAATGACGGGAAGCATCAAGCGGTTTTTTATCCGGCTTCGTTACAAATGTAATCATACCTTGGGAACGCTCAATGAACACCAGTTCCTCGAACACATCCAGCACTTTCAGAAGCATCCGCTGAGAAAGTGCTGACTGTCTGTTCATCCGAGTGATTACTTCGTTTTCGGACATCGGCTTTGAGCCTAGACCGGCAAGCATGACATACAGCTTTTTAAACTGATCCCGAGTCGGTATTTGCAGTTGATCTCGCTTGCTACGGATCGGATGCAGCAAAAATATATTAGGCACGGAGCGGAACGATGACAACAAAGAATCAAGCTGTCCCGGTGACTCCGGTACGTCCAAAACAAACAACACAGAAATTGACTCACAGCCGCCTTTTTCCGCGACTGGATTCATCGGCAAAATGCCAGCATTCCTATCATATACCCAAAGGGACATATCATACAAATGACTTTTTATAGCATCATGTGAATCTTGTGCAAATACGACAGCCGAACGGGCTGCAGAGTAGTTTAAATGAGGCTCTAAAATCTCTCTCAACCGCTTCAACTCGATTATAGGCTCTTTCATACCGCGGTAGTCAAACACCTGCTGATAAGGCACACTCATGTCCTGTATCATCAGCTGCGGCTTCCGGCTGTCATTCCATTCATTCACCGAAAGCTCTCCCAACACGTCTACCTTCGTCCCTTCCGGGAGCACATCCGCCAGATGGCCTAATCCAAATGCGACAGCATCCAGCCGGTCACCGTTCTGGTGAAAACGCAGCTTTAAATGTTTGTTCTCTTTGCCCATTTTACGTACTTCCATCACTTCCATACCACGAAAGACCATTTTCGGCACCGCATTGGACATACCAAAAGGTCCAAGCATCTCGAGCTCATCAATGACCTTAAGCGGAACATCGGCAATAGAGCACTCCAGATCCGCATGATAAACTGGGATAAAGTGTTCTTCCCTTAACACGACATCCGCAAATGAACACAGACCTTCTTCGAATTCAGCCAGTCTATCCATGTGAAGACTCATTCCTGCTGCAGCTGGGTGTCCGCCAAAGTGATGCATAACGTCCTTACAGGAGTTTAGCGCTTCGTAGATATCAAATCCTGGAATAGAGCGAGCTGACCCCTTACAATTGCCGGTCTCCGGATCGATCCCGAGTATAACAACCGGTCTGTAAAAGCGCTCTAGTATTTTGGAAGCTACAATGCCCACCACACCGACATTCCAACCTTCACCGGCCAGGACAATGACCGGAGGTAGCTGATCATACCCCCAGCGTCTTTGAATCATATCCATCGATTCCTGTACAATCTGCTCCACGACCTGCTGGCGGTTCTTATTCAGAGCATCCAGTTCCCATGCGAGCCGCTCAGCTTCATCCTGATGATCTGTCGTTAGAAGGGTTACGGCTCTTCCAGCATGATCGAGTCGACCGCTAGCATTAATTCTTGGTGCCATGGCAAATGCCACATTAACGGCAGTTACCTGATCCACATTTACCCCACCAACCTCAAGAAGAGCTCGTATACCAGCGAATCGGGTCCGTCTCATCGACAAAAGTCCGTTTTTAACCAGTATACGATTCTCACCTTCCAGTGGCATAAGATCTGCGATCGTCCCAATAGCTACAATTTCAAGCCATTCCTGTGGAGGAGTTCCCACAAGAGCCTGTGCTAACTTGTAAGCAACACCTACACCAGCTAAACCCTTAAAGGGATAAGGACAGGCCGATATTTTCGGATTGATAAGCGCGTAAGCATCAGGAAGCTGCTCAGGTGGCTCATGATGGTCGGTTACAATGACATCCATACCAAGCTCATTCGCATAAGCTATTTGTTCAACCGCACTTATTCCTGTATCTACAGTGATTACAAGACTTACACCCTGTTGGTGTGCCCAATCGAGCGCATGATTGTGAAGTCCGTAACCCTCGTTGGAACGATGAGGTATATAAATATCATATGAGGCACCCAGGTGTCGCATTAAATAAATCATAAGCGAGGTGCTGGATACACCATCTGCATCATAATCCCCGTAAATTAATATATGCTCTTTGTCTTCTAGCGCTTTGCGGATTCGA
Above is a window of Paenibacillus uliginis N3/975 DNA encoding:
- a CDS encoding adenine phosphoribosyltransferase, which encodes MDFKDYIRVIPDFPQPGISFKDITTLLKNGEAYRSSINELKKMVEHLKIDVIAGPEARGFVVGAPLAYALGVGFTPIRKSGKLPYETIEVGYDLEYGKDKLAMHTDAIEKGQNVLIADDLLATGGTIATSVNLVRQLGGNVVGAAFMIELTELNGRDKLQGIDVFTLMHYE
- the recJ gene encoding single-stranded-DNA-specific exonuclease RecJ, translating into MLYSKYEWRTLSADAEISGQLAKELSVSPLIASLMAARGITSPEDGELFLNGTFDLTHDPFLMLGMNEAVPRIRKALEDKEHILIYGDYDADGVSSTSLMIYLMRHLGASYDIYIPHRSNEGYGLHNHALDWAHQQGVSLVITVDTGISAVEQIAYANELGMDVIVTDHHEPPEQLPDAYALINPKISACPYPFKGLAGVGVAYKLAQALVGTPPQEWLEIVAIGTIADLMPLEGENRILVKNGLLSMRRTRFAGIRALLEVGGVNVDQVTAVNVAFAMAPRINASGRLDHAGRAVTLLTTDHQDEAERLAWELDALNKNRQQVVEQIVQESMDMIQRRWGYDQLPPVIVLAGEGWNVGVVGIVASKILERFYRPVVILGIDPETGNCKGSARSIPGFDIYEALNSCKDVMHHFGGHPAAAGMSLHMDRLAEFEEGLCSFADVVLREEHFIPVYHADLECSIADVPLKVIDELEMLGPFGMSNAVPKMVFRGMEVMEVRKMGKENKHLKLRFHQNGDRLDAVAFGLGHLADVLPEGTKVDVLGELSVNEWNDSRKPQLMIQDMSVPYQQVFDYRGMKEPIIELKRLREILEPHLNYSAARSAVVFAQDSHDAIKSHLYDMSLWVYDRNAGILPMNPVAEKGGCESISVLFVLDVPESPGQLDSLLSSFRSVPNIFLLHPIRSKRDQLQIPTRDQFKKLYVMLAGLGSKPMSENEVITRMNRQSALSQRMLLKVLDVFEELVFIERSQGMITFVTKPDKKPLDASRHFRELSELAEMEQHLLHASTAQLTHWMMARSKGAS